A region of Massilia sp. KIM DNA encodes the following proteins:
- a CDS encoding DUF2244 domain-containing protein, which yields MKRNCSLSPRQALQVYALLSAATLGIALAFTLRGAWMVLAFALLETAAVGAALLYYARHALDHERIVLADGWLMVEHQDGARLVTSRLDPHHTRVSLADAGMRTLIQLEARGQQVGVGRYLTPPDRQRLAQELRLALRPGSLLA from the coding sequence ATGAAGCGCAACTGCTCGCTCAGCCCGCGCCAGGCGCTGCAGGTGTACGCCCTGCTGTCCGCCGCCACCCTCGGCATCGCCCTCGCCTTCACCCTGCGCGGCGCCTGGATGGTGCTGGCCTTCGCCCTGCTGGAAACCGCCGCGGTCGGGGCCGCCCTGCTGTACTACGCGCGCCACGCCCTCGACCACGAGCGCATCGTGCTGGCCGACGGCTGGCTGATGGTCGAGCACCAGGATGGCGCCCGCCTGGTGACATCGCGCCTCGACCCCCACCATACCCGCGTGTCGCTGGCGGACGCCGGCATGCGCACCCTGATCCAGCTCGAGGCCCGCGGCCAGCAGGTCGGCGTCGGCCGCTACCTGACGCCGCCGGACCGCCAGCGCCTGGCGCAGGAGTTGCGCCTCGCCCTGCGCCCCGGTTCCCTGCTCGCTTGA
- a CDS encoding Hsp70 family protein has product MTQACGLDFGTSNSTVGWLRPGAPHSAAGALLPLEEGKPTLPSVVFFNADDDRVCYGREALAEYLEGYEGRLMRSLKSLLGTSLIDGQTEVAGRALPFRSLLAQFIGELKRRAEGQAGRGFEQAVFGRPVFFVDDDPEADKLAEQTLLEVARSVGFREVSFQYEPIAAAFDYEAGIEREELVLIADIGGGTSDFSLVRLGPERAGRTDRREDILANGGVHIGGTDFDKYLSLASVMPLLGYGSNLLSGAAIPSSYYFNLATWHTINQAYTRRSQAQLADLARDAAEPDKIARLRNLIEDRAGHWLAIQVEAAKIGLSAQPQVLIELDRLSPPGELEVTRAGFEAAIGQLVDSVGATVGALFAQAQVKPEAVDTIFFTGGSSGVSLLRERIGAMAPGARRVEGDLFGSIGAGLALDAQRKFG; this is encoded by the coding sequence ATGACGCAGGCATGCGGCCTTGACTTCGGCACGTCCAATTCCACCGTCGGCTGGCTGCGCCCGGGCGCGCCCCATTCCGCCGCCGGCGCGCTGCTGCCGCTCGAGGAGGGCAAGCCGACCTTGCCCTCGGTGGTGTTCTTCAACGCCGACGACGATCGCGTCTGCTACGGGCGCGAGGCGCTGGCCGAATACCTGGAGGGCTATGAAGGGCGGCTGATGCGCTCGCTGAAAAGCCTGCTGGGCACCAGCCTGATCGACGGCCAGACCGAGGTCGCCGGCCGGGCGCTGCCTTTCCGCAGCCTGCTGGCCCAGTTTATCGGCGAACTCAAGCGGCGCGCCGAAGGCCAGGCCGGGCGCGGCTTCGAGCAGGCGGTGTTCGGCCGCCCGGTGTTCTTCGTCGACGACGATCCCGAGGCCGACAAGCTGGCCGAGCAAACCCTGCTCGAGGTGGCGCGCTCGGTCGGCTTTCGCGAGGTGAGCTTCCAGTACGAGCCGATCGCCGCCGCCTTCGACTACGAAGCCGGCATCGAGCGCGAGGAACTGGTCCTGATCGCCGACATCGGCGGCGGCACCTCGGACTTCTCGCTGGTGCGGCTCGGCCCGGAGCGCGCCGGCCGCACCGACCGGCGCGAGGACATCCTCGCCAATGGCGGCGTGCACATCGGCGGCACCGACTTCGACAAGTACCTGAGCCTGGCCAGCGTGATGCCGCTGCTCGGCTACGGCAGCAATCTGCTGTCGGGCGCGGCGATCCCGTCCAGCTATTACTTCAACCTGGCCACCTGGCATACGATCAACCAGGCCTACACCCGCCGCAGCCAGGCGCAACTGGCCGACCTGGCGCGCGACGCGGCCGAGCCGGACAAGATCGCGCGCCTGCGCAACCTGATCGAGGACCGCGCCGGCCACTGGCTGGCGATCCAGGTGGAGGCCGCGAAGATCGGGCTGTCCGCCCAGCCCCAGGTGCTGATCGAACTCGACCGCCTGTCGCCGCCGGGCGAGCTGGAGGTGACGCGCGCCGGCTTCGAGGCCGCCATCGGCCAACTGGTCGACAGCGTCGGCGCCACCGTCGGCGCCCTGTTCGCCCAGGCCCAGGTGAAGCCGGAAGCGGTCGACACCATTTTCTTCACCGGCGGCTCGAGCGGCGTCAGCCTGCTGCGCGAGCGCATCGGCGCGATGGCGCCCGGCGCGCGCCGGGTCGAGGGCGACCTGTTCGGCAGCATCGGGGCCGGCCTGGCCCTGGACGCGCAACGCAAATTTGGATAA